DNA from Frateuria edaphi:
TCCGTGCCGGCCGACTCATCCTTGCTCAGCGCCGCTGCCGCGGAAGCCAGGCTGTCGGCCTTCTGCTGCATCAGGTTGACCCAGTCCAGGTACATCTGGCCGTTGAGGTGCATGCGCAGCATCTGGCCGGCGTCGCCGATCGGTGCCTTGAGCGCGTCGGCAAGCTTGCCATCCTCGCCCGCGCCCATGCCGAGCCCGAGGCTCTTCGCGCCCATCGCCAGCCACGCCGGCTGGCCGAACATGTTGGCGAGGTTAGGCGGCAACGCCACCGGCTTCCCGTCGGCCGTGAGCTTCAGCTGTGCCAGTGCGGGGGTCATCATCTGGCCCATCGCCAGCAGGCCGGCCGGATTGCTGGTACCAAGCACCAGTCGGCCGGTGAACTGCGGCATGGCATTGGCCTGGCCGGGTGTGAAGCTGTCCAGTGAGAGGCCCAGTCCGAGCAGATCGCCGAAAGGCGGGATGGCCGCCTTCTGCATGTTCTGACCCAGCTTGGCGAAGGTGTCGTTGAGGTCGGTCAGGGCGGGGCAGGTGAAAGGCTTCGCTGCCACCGCGTCGGCCTGGGCGCCCCAGAAAGCGCGCATCTGCGCGACCGGCAGGGCCAGGAAGAATTCGAACGGCGAGGTGGCCTGCGTCGTGCCGAGTCCCGGCAACTCCACTTTCAGGCCGCTGAAGGCCTGGGTGATGTCGCTGGCCAGCGAGACGTCCCAACGCATGTCCTGGTGCTTGGCTTCGAGCCGGGTGTAGCCGAAGCTCAGTTGCGGCACGCGGCTGGCGATGCGCGTGGCATCGACCTGGCAGCTGGGCGGGATCTGCAACTGGTTGGCGACCGGCTCGCCCGTCTTGGCCGACTCGGCCTGCGCGCGGGCCTTGAGCAGGGCGTTGAACAACGGGTCCTTGCCGCTGGCGGCGAGTGGCAGGGCGCGGGTCAGGTCGAGCTCGCCCACCGCCCACTGCTCGTAGCCCCGGGCCTTGGCCAGCTTGGCGAGACGGCCGTCATCCTGAAGGTTCCTGGCCGGGCGATCCAGGCCCAGCGCCTGGCGCAGCAGCGGCTGGGCAGCGTCCGCGGGCAGGATCGCTGCGACAGCCTGCTTGCCGACCACGGCCAGGATGAGCTGGGTGCCCGTGGCGACCGAGACGTGGCGGCGGTAGCTCTGCTTGTCGACGCTGGCGACGTCGAACTTCTTGCCGTACGCGGATTCCAGGCGACCGACGAACGCTTCGAACGCGTCAGTGTCGCTGAGCTGGAAACGCAGCACCGGCGCCAGGCCCAGGCCATAAAGCGCGGAGTAGCCCTTGAGGTCCAGTCCGGCGCCCTGCGAGAACGATTCGACCGTCTTGCCGTCCAGCTCCTTGGCGAAGGCGCGCAGCAGGTTGGCCGTGTCGGCGTCCTTGGCGGCCATCTCGTCGGCGGCGGCGCGCAGCTGGGCCACTTCCGCCGGCATCTGGGCATCGGCCTGGGCGAACAGGGCGGCGCGGGTGTCGTCGTCCAGCACGTCCAGGTTGGCCACCACGTAGGGCGTGTCCGCGGGGGCGAAGGCCAGCGGGGCGTCCTTGTCCTTGTGTCCACACGCCGCCAGCAACAGGCCAGCCAAAGCCAGCGCGAGAGTGCGCTTCGTCGATCGCATGATTCGGTTCCCTGAAAAAGAAAAAGAGGCGCGGCCATTATGCCGCGCCCCCGAGGCGAACCGCCTGTGCCTGCAGTTGGGGCTTTAAGCCCGCGATCAGCGGGCGAGCAGCTCGCCCAGCACCGCCATGCGGACGAACACGCCGTTGCCGACCTGCTCGAGGATCTTCGACTGCGCGCCGTCGGCAACGTCCGAGGCGATTTCCACGCCGCGGTTGATCGGGCCCGGATGCATCACCAGGCAGCCCTTGGCCGCCAACCCGAGGCGGCGGGTATCCAGGCCGTAGCGGGCGAAGTACGCCGCCTCGTCGGGAAGTTCGGTGGCGCTCATGCGCTCCTTCTGCAGGCGCAGCATGATCGCCGCATCGGCGCCGGCGATCGCCTCGTCGAAATCCTCGACGAATACGCAGCGGGGAAATTCCTCCTGCGACGGCATCAGCGGCGCGGGGCCGCACAGGCGAATCTCCCGCACTCCCATCGCGGTGAGCGCATGCACGTCCGAGCGCGCCACGCGCGAGTGCTTGATGTCGCCGCAGATCACCACCGCCAGGTTCTCGAAATCCGGGCGGTGCTCGCGGATGGTCATCACGTCGAGCAGGCCTTGGGTGGGATGCGCGCGGTTGCCGTCACCGGCGTTGATCACCGATACGCCGCTCATCGCGTGGCGCACCAGCTCCTCGGGCGTTCCGGAGGCTTTGTGGCGCACCACGATGGCGTCCAGGTGCATTGCCTCGAGCGTGTGCAGCGTGTCGAACAACTCTTCGCCCTTGCTGGTGGAGGAGAAGCCGATGTCGAAATTGATCACGTCCGCGCCCAGCCGGCGAGCGGCCAGTTCGAACGACGTACGCGTGCGCGTGGACGGTTCGAAGAACAAATTGAGCACGGTTCGCCCGTTGAGCAGGTCGAGCTTGCGGGTGCCGTGGGCACAGGCGTCGCGCATCGACAGCGCGCGATCGAGCAGGCGCTCGATGCAGGCGCGGGGCAGGTTTTCCAGCGTGGTCAAGTGGCGCAGGCGAGGGCTCATGGCGGGCGGTTCGAAGGCGCGGGAAGGGATGAACATGCGATGGCCAGGCTCAAGCTAGTGGGAGGCGGTTGCTGCGGCAAGCCAGCGTTCGAGGATCACCGCGGCGGCTTCCGCATCGATATTGGCCGCGTCGCTGCGGCGCTTCGTGCCGGCGGCACGCGCCTGCGCGAAGCGCTGCGCGGCTTCCTGCGAGCTGTGCTGTTCGTCCACCAGGGCGACCGGCGCCCGGTAGCGCTCGCGCAAGTGTTCGGCGAAACGGCGGGCCAGCCGGGTGGCCGGCTGCACGGTGCCGTCCAGCGCAAGCGGCAGGCCCACGACTAGTGTGTCCGGCTGCCATTGCTTATGCAGCACGTCCAATTGCGCCCAGTCCGGGCCGCTGTCGCGAACGGGTATGACAGCCAGGGCGCGGGCGCTTGCGGTGATGGTGTTGCCGATGGCCACGCCGATCAGCTTGTTGCCGACGTCGAAACCCAGCACGCAGCTCATGCGTGCTCGACCGTGTCGTCGATCGCCCGCCAGCCGGTCACGCGTGGCCCGCGTAGCCGGGAAGCTGCAGCGGATCGACACCGACCAGGCCGGCGGCCGCGCTCCAGCGTTCTTCCAGCGGGGTGTGGAACATCACCCGCTCGTTCGCTTCTGCGGTGAGCCAGCTGTTGTCTTTCAGTTCCTGCTCGAGCTGGCCGGCGCTCCAGCCCGCGTAGCCCAGCGCCATCAATGCATCCTGCGGTCCTTCGCCGGCCGCCATGGCAACCAGGATGTCGCGCGAGGTGGTCACCGACCATTCGGCGTTGATGCGATAGCTCGATTCCCAGTGGCCGTGCTCGCGGTGCAGCACGAACCCGCGCTCCTGCTGCACCGGACCGCCGATCAGCACCGGCCGGTCGGCCAGCTCCAGGTCGCTGCAGTCGAGCTTGAGCTGCGCCAGCACGTCGCCGAGCCGGTATTCGGAAAGCCGGTTGACCAGCAGGCCCACGGCACCGTCCTCGTCGTGCTGGCACAGGAAAGCCACGCTGCGCGAAAACGGCGGCTCGGCCAGGCTCGGCATGGCGATCAGGAAATGTCCGGCGAGGGTCTGCGGGTTGGGGACGGCGCTCATGCGGCCATTGTAATGCGGGGGAGGGCATTCGTTGTAACGCGCGCGATGTGAAGCGCCTGCGTTGGGTGAACCCTCGATCCCGCCTGCCGCGGCTCAACGATGGCGCAGCGTGTCGTCGGCGCCGAACTCCCACACCCGGTCGATGTAGAGAATGGTGGTGCCCTGCTTGTCCTGCGGCCATGGCGGGAACGGTGCCGAGAGATGCACGATGCGCTTGGCCGCGTTGTCCAGCACCGGTGATCCCGAACTGCGGATGACCTGAATCTCGGCGATGGTGCCGTCGCGATTCAGCCCTACGCTGACCTCGAGATCGCCGTGGATGTGCTGGCGCCGGGCCTCGTCGGGATAGTTGAGGTTGCCGATGCGCTCGACACGCTTGAACCAGCCGTGGAGATAGGCCGCATACATGCCTTCGGCGGTATTGGCCGAGAGGAATTTCTTCACCGGGCGCTTGGCGTAACGCTTGACCTTGCGGTCCCGCTCGGCGGTCAGCCTGGCCGCTTCCTGCCGGAGCCGTTCGAGGTCGGACGGCTGTTCGGTTTCAGGCCGCGCCGTGTCGGCCGTGTCGCTCGCCACTTTGTGCCTGCTGTTTCCGATCGTCGTGACCAAACGGTCCGGGGTGGCGTTCTGGGCCTGGAGGTGCTGCTCTTGCAGTGGCAGGGGGGCGCCACCGTTGTTCGGTACCGGCAGCAGGCCGGACAGCCGCTCGGTGGGACGGCCGACCTCGTCGCTGTTGCCGCCGCCGCGGTTGTTGGCCTGCGCCAGGAAGTCGGCCTTGTCCGGCGCATCGCGGTTGGCGACGTCGACCAGGGTCACGTCCAGCGTCGGCAGGCTCGGCCTGGGCTTGACGAAATGAAACGTCAACCCGAGCACCAGCACGCCGTGCAGCAGCAGGGAGAACAGCAAGGTCGCCCCGATCGGATCAGGGGTGTCGGGACGGCGGACGGTGGCACTCACGCGGGGACGTTCTCGATCGCGTCGAACAGCAATCCAGCGATATTAAGCCCGAACTGCGCGTCCAGTTCGCGCGCACACGTCGGGGATGTGACGTTGATCTCGGTGAGGTAGTCGCCGATCACGTCCAGACCCACGAAACGCAGGCCGCGGCGACGCAATTCGGGCGCAACCTGGGCCGCGATCCAGCGGTCGCGTTCGCTGAGCGGCACGCCCACGCCGCGGCCACCGGCGGCGAGGTTGCCGCGGAACTCGTCGCCCTGGGGGATGCGCGCCAGTGCGTAAGGCACCGGTTCGCCATCGACAAGCAGGATACGCTTGTCTCCCGCGCTGATCGCCGGGATGAACTTCTGCGCGATGGTGAAATGCCGGCCTTCGCCGTGCATGCCCCCGGCCAGCAGCGTTTCGAGCATCGAGTTGAGGTTGCTGTCGCCGGCCCTGACCCGGAAGATTCCGCGCCCGCCCATGCCGTCCAGCGGCTTGAGCACCACCTCGCCGTGTTCGGTGACGAAACGGCGCAGCTCGCTGGCGTCGCGCGAAACCAGCGTGGGCGCGATGCATTGGGGGAACTGCAGGGTGAACAGCTTCTCGTTGCAGTCGCGCAGGGCCTGCGGATTGTTCACCACCTGCACGCCCGAGCGCTGGGCCGCGTCCAGCACCATGGTGTCGTAGATGAACTGCGCATCGACCGGTGGGTCTTTGCGCATGAGCACCACGTCCATCTCGCTCAGGTCGCGCCAATGGCGCTCGCCCAGCGTGTACCAGCCGGACGGGTCGTCCCGCACCGACAACGGCGCCAGGCGGGCGAACGGGACGCCATCGCGCAACCCGAGGTCACCCTGTTCCATGTAATGCAGCGCATGGCCGCGGCGTTGCGCCTCCAGCAGCATGGCGAAGCTGGTGTCCTTGGCGACCTTGATGGTGCTGATCGGATCCATCAGCACGGCGACCGAAAGCGGCATGAAAAATGCTCCGTGGCAGGAAGATGCGCAGCCGGGGATGGGCAAGTGGCATGCGCGGCAGGTCAGGATGGTGGCCGAGGGGGCGCAATGCGGCAAGTTCTGACGCGTTCGCTCAAGAACTGACGCGTTTGCCGATACAACCCATCAGCCGGCTCCACGCCTTGATTTTTGCTTGACGCCGCTTGTGACAGGCGGTAAACAGCAACGCAATGAATGCGTTGCCGGCAACCGGAACGCAACCACAGAACAAGTTGCGGTTTTTTATGCACACTGGTCGGCATCCGCCCGGCCCGTGTGCCTTACCTGAGCCTCGGGCGGGCAGCAGGGGGGTTGAGTGAACTTGAATACGAGCGATAACGGCTTGTCCGGTCTGAAGGTCATGGTGATCGATGACTCCAAGACCATCCGGCGAACGGCCGAAACCTTGCTCAAGAAGGAAGGCTGCGAGGTGCTCACGGCCGTCGATGGCTTCGAGGCGCTGGCGAAGATCTCCGACCAGAAGCCGGCCATCATCTTCGTCGACATCATGATGCCGCGGCTGGACGGCTACCAGACCTGCGCGCTGATCAAGAACAACCCGCAGTTCCGCGCCACGCCGGTGATCATGCTGAGTTCGAAGGACGGCCTGTTCGACAAGGCCCGCGGCCGCATCGTCGGCGCCGAGCAATACCTGACCAAGCCGTTCACCCGCGACGAACTGCTTGGCGCCATCCATCGTCACGTCAGCACGGTTTGAAAAGCCACTGACTGCAGCGTCTTATAGGGGAGACCTGTGGCAAAGATTCTCATCATCGACGACTCACCGACCGACGTGCGCGTGTTCACCACGCTGCTCGAGAAGGCCGGCTACGCGGTCGCCGCCGTCAGTACCGCCGAGGAAGGCATCGAGCGCGTCCGCGCCGAGCTGCCGGACCTGGTCATCATGGACGTCATCATGCCCGGCATGAACGGCTTCCAGGCCACCCGCACGCTCACGCGCGACCCGGTCACCTCGAACGTGCCGATCGTGATGATCACCACCAAGTCGATGGAAACCGACCGCGTCTGGGGCCTGCGCCAGGGCGCGCGCGCGTTCATCACCAAGCCGGTCAACGAGAAGGAACTGCTGACCTGCATCAATGACCTGTTGCCGAGCGCGGCATGAACGAGAGCGCGAACCTCACGCCGTTCGAGATCCTGGCCCGCTACGAGCGCCTGTCGCTGGCGCACGCCCAGGACGTGCAGGACCGGATGGAAGCGCCCGGCCTGTGGCGCGGCATCGGTTATCGCGTCGGTTCGCGGTTGTTCGTCAGCGCCATCGACGAGATCAACGAACTGCTGGCGGTGCCCGTGTTGACTCCGGTGCCGCTGACCCAGCCCTGGCTGATGGGTGTCGCGAACGTGCGCGGCAATCTGGTGCCGGTCATCGATTTCAACCGCTTCCTGTTCGGCGAGCGCACCCAGCCGACCGAGCGCACGCGTCTCTTGATCGTTCGCCAGGGCGGCGGCAGCGTCGCGCTGATGGTCGACGAGGTGTTCGGCCAGCGCACGGTGGACGAAGAACAGCGCCGCGAGTCCGTCTCCGAGGACGATCCGCGCCTGACTCGTTTTGTTGGCGAGCGCGTGGCGGTGGGCGAACAGCGGTTGGGTGTGTTCAGCATGAACCGGCTCGTGCGCGCGCCGGATTTCCGCCAGGCCGCGGCCTGAGCGGAGCGATATGTAGGGCCGGTGCCGTGCGTGGCCGGATACCAGGGGCGAGAGGTCCCGCCAGCGCAGCGCGGTCGAAGCGCGGCCCGGCGGGATGGTAGACGGACGAGGTGTAACGATGAGCACTACAGGGGGCATCGGCAAGGAACGGGGCTATACGGGCCTCATCGTCCTGCTGCTGATAGCGATCGGTTTCGCGGCGCTGGATTTCTTCCTGCTGAACCAGAAGAACGGCGAGGACCGCCAGGCCAGTGCGCTGACCACGCAGATCCAGGTGCTGTCGCAGCAGACCGCCAAGTACGCCCTCGAGGCCTCCGACGGCAACGTCGACTCCTTCAAGGAACTGGAGAGCACCCGCAACGCGATCGACGCGGCGGTGCTCAAGCTCGCCAAGGGCGACCCTAAGGGCGGTATGGAGGCCTACGGCGACAACAACGCCACACCGGCCGGCCGCAGCGTGACCGCACTGGTCAACGCCTGGGGCCAACTCGACGGCGACATCAAGAAGATCCTGTCCAACAAGGGGGTCGTGCTGGATTCGGCCCAGCGTGCGGACAAGCTCTCGCAGCAGATGCCGCTGCTCAACTCGAGCATGGACCAGGTCACCAACATCCTGCAGCAGCGCAACGGCAGCGCCGAGCAGATGCTCGGTTCCTCGCGCCAGATGCTGCTTGCTGACCGCATGGTTCGCCGCGTGCAGGAAGTGCTTCAAGGCGGTGACTCCGCACAGGCGGCGGCCGACGGCCTCGCGCGCGACGCGCAGCTCTACGGCACGGTGCTCAAGGGCCTGACCGACGGCAACGCTGATGCCGGCGTCAAGGCCATGGGCGACGCCAACGCGCGCAAGATCCTTACCGACATGCAGGTCAACTGGGCGGCACTGGCCGATCCGATCGCCAAGCTGGTGTCGGCTGCGGCGCCGATCGCCGACGTGAAGAACGCCGGCAACCAGGCCTCGCTGGATTCGCAGAACGTGCTGCTGCGCGCGAACGAGCTGTCCGACCAGATTGGCAAGCTGCCGTTCCGCCGCCTGTTCCCGAACGTGTGGTGGGGCGTGCTGGGCGCCGCCGGCGCGGTGGCCTTCGCGCTGCTGCTGGTGGTTACCCTGGTGCGCGACCAGCGCAAGCGCTTCCAGGATTCGACCGAGCTGAACCAGCGCAACCAGGAGGCGATCATGCGCCTGCTGGACGAGATGGGCTCGCTCGCGGAAGGTGACCTGACGGTCAAGACCACGGTGTCGGAGGACATCACCGGCGCGATCGCCGACTCGGTGAACTACGCCATCGACGAGCTGCGCACCCTGGTGACCACGATCAACGAGACCTCCGAGCAGGTGTCCTCGTCGGCGCAGGAAACCCAGACCACCGCGCGCCACCTGGCCGACGCGGCGCAGAGCCAGGCCGCGCGAATCAGCACGGCGACTTCGGCGATCAACCAGATCGCGAGCCTCATGGACAACGTGTCCAAGGACTCGGCCGAATCGGCCGACGTGGCCGAACGCTCGGTGCAGATCGCCTCGCGCGGCGCCGAAGTGGTGCGCGAGACCATCTCCGGCATGGACTCGATCCGCGACCAGATCCAGGAAACCTCCAAGCGCATCAAGCGCCTGGGCGAGTCCTCGCAGGAAATCGGCTCGATCGTGGAACTGATCAACGACATTGCCGAGCAGACCAACATCCTGGCGTTGAACGCGGCCATCCAGGCGGCCTCGGCCGGTGAGGCGGGCCGCGGCTTCGCGGTGGTGGCGGACGAAGTGCAGCGCCTGGCGGAACGCTCGGCCAGCGCGACCAAGCGAATCGAAACGCTGGTGCAGACCATTCAGTCCGATACCAACGAAGCGGTCAGCTCCATGGAGCAGACCACCTCCGAGGTGGTCGCCGGTGCACGCCTCGCCGAGGACGCGGGCAGCGCGCTGGGCGATATCGAACGCGTGTCGCACGATCTGTCGGCGCTGATTCAGAACATCTCCACCGCGGCGCGTCAGCAGTCCGCGGCGGCGACCGACATTTCGCAGTCGATGAACGCGATCCAGGAAATCACTTCGCAGACCTCGCAGGGCGCGAGCCAGACGGCCGACTCGATCGGCTACCTGGCCCAGCTCGCCAGCGACCTGCGGCGCTCGGTGGCGCACTTCAAGCTGCCGGGTTGATCAACGTTTACCGACAGAGGGCAACCTCGAACGGTTGTGCGATGCGTGCGTAGCGCGCAGCCGCTCAAGAGGGGCGCATGAGACTTCAAGACCACATCGATTTCACCACCCTGCAGTGGGTCAAGCCGGAGCTCGACGAGACTCTGGCACGGGCCCGCGAGGCGCTGGAGTCCTACGTAGAGAACCCTGGCAAACGCGAGGTCATGCGCGGCTGCGTGGATCATCTGCATCAGGTGCAGGGCACTCTTCGCATGGTCGAGCTCTACGGCGCCGCGATGGTTGCCGAAGAGATGGAGACGCTGGCGATCTGCCTGCTGGAGGACCACATCCGCCAGCGCGATGACGCCTTCGGCGCGCTGATGCGCGGCCTGATGCAGCTGCCCGACTATCTCGAACGCCTTTCCGGCGGCCATCGCGACGTGCCGGTGGTGTTGTTGCCGCTGCTCAACGATCTGCGCGCGAGCCGCGACCAGCAGGCGCTGTCCGAAGCGGCGCTGTTCAACCCGAACCTGGAACAGGCGCTGCCGGTGCAGGCACCGGGTGCGCAGGGCGAGGTCGACGTGGCCGCCCAGCGCACCGCGATCACCACGCTGCGACTGCGTTTCCAGCAGCAATTGCTGGCCTGGTTCCGCGGCCAGAACGCGCCGCAACAGTTGCTCGGCATGCGCGAGACCCTGCTGGGCATCGCCGGTCGCTGCTGGACCATACCGGGTCGTCGCCTGTGGTGGATCGCCGCCGGCGTGTTGGAGGGTCTGGAGCAGGGCGTGCTCAAGAGCCACGCGGCCGAGATCCGCCAGCTGATCGGCAAGGTCGACCGCAACATCCGCCAACTCGTCGAACAGGGTGAAGCCAGCCTGCGCGGCGGCGATGCCGACGAGCTCGCGAGCAAACTGCTCTTCATCGTGGCGCAGGCCCGTCAGGGCAGCCCCCAGATGGCGCTGCTGAAACAGACCTACCGCCTGGACAGCCTGCTGCCCGACGCCGCAGAACTCGAACACGCGCGCGGCTCGATGGCCGGGCACAACCGCGCCCTGCTCGATTCGGTGTCCAAGGCACTGAAGGAAGACCTGCTGCGCGTAAAGGAAGCGCTCGACCTGTTCCTGCGCCAGAGCGACGGCGATCCCGCCCAGTTGTCCGCGCAGGGCGAGGTGCTCGAGCGCGTCGGCGACACGCTGGGCATGCTGGCGCTGGCCGTGCCGCGTCGCGTGGTCAATGAACAGCGCCGCGTGCTGGAAGAGATCGCACACAAGGTCCGCGCGGCCGAAGAAGGCGTGCTGCTGGACGTCGCGGGCGCGCTGCTTTACGTCGAATCCTCGCTGGACGACCACATCGAGAGCCTTGGCGCCGATGACAGCCTGGCCGGTGAAATCCTGCCGGTCGAGGGCGATGCGACGCCCGCGCTGCCGCGTAGCGAAGCGCGCAGCATCCTGGCCTCGCTCATGCAGGAGGCGATCGCCAATGCCGCCAAGGTGAAGGATGCCATCGTCGCCTTCGTCGAGGCCGGCTGGGACCACGCCCAACTGCATGGCACCCCGGCGTTGATGGACGAGGTGGCTGGCGCCATGCGCATGCTGTCCGCGCCGCGTCCGTCGGAACTGGCCGAAGGCATCGGTCGCTTCATCGGCAACGAAATGCTCGTCGACCGGCGCGTGCCGGGCAGTGCCCAGATGGACCATCTGGCCGATGCCCTTGCCGCGCTGGAGTACTACCTGGAGGCCGCCCGCGAACATCGCGGCGGGCTGGAGCACATCCTGGACGTGGCCGAGCACAGCCTCGGCGCGCTCGGCTACTGGCCGTTGCCGGCCGCACGCGCCGCGATGGCCTACGAGGCTCCCGCGCCGGTCGTTGCCGAAGAACCGTCCGAGCCCGCTCTGTCCGAATCGGTCAGCGTGGCCGATGGCCATGGTCTGGACGACCTCATGGTTGGCAGCAGCGAGCCGTTGCAGCACGGCGCGCACGAACTGGCCGGCTTGCGCCTGGCTCAGACCGAACCGCTCACCGTCTCGTCGCATGACGGCGATGAGGGAGACTGGATCGAGATCGAGGAAGAAGTCCTCGAGGAAGTGCCGGTCGCCGATGCGCTGGCCGGCAATGCCGGGTTCCAGTTGGGCACCGAGGGCATCGACGACGACATCCGCGAGATCTTCCTGGAGGAAATGCAGGAGGAAATCGACAACCTGCGCGGCGCCGAAAAGGCCTGGCTGGCCGACCCGATGCAATTGGCCGCGATCACCCCGATCCGCCGATCCTTCCACACGCTCAAGGGATCCGGTCGCCTGGTCGGCGCCAGCGTGCTTGGCGAATTCGCCTGGAAGGTCGAGAACATGCTCAACCGCGTGCTGGATGCCACCATCCAGCCGCACGAGGGCGTGCAGGCGTTGGTCACTGCCGCCATCGGCGCGTTGCCGCAGTTGCTGGCCGCGCTCAAGGGCGAGGGCACGCCGAGTGCGCCGCTGGCCGCGATCATGGCCACGGCAGAACGCCTGGCTGCCGGCGAAATGGCGCAGCTCGGCGACCATGCGCCGGCTGCCACGGAAACCGTGCGCCGCGTGGTGCGCCGTCGCGTGCCACGCCTCGATGCCGCCGCCGAGGCCGTGCCGGTCGCCGCCCACACCGACCAGACTGCCGCTGTCGAAACTTCGCACGAGGCGATCGAAACGATTGCCATGCCGGTGATGCCGCCGGTGGATCCGGTGTTGCTGGAAATCCTGCGCAGCGAAGTGGCGCAGTATCTGCAGGCGATCCGTGGCGCACTGGCTCGCGCCGATGGCGAGCTGCGCATCGATGACGCGCTGCTGCGTGCGGTGCATACGTTGCACGGCGCCATCGCGATGGTGGACATCCCGCTGCTGACCCAGTTGCTCTCGCCACTGGAAAGCCTGCTCAAGCGCCTGCGCGCGGCCAGCCAGCCGCTCTCGGAAGAAGGCACCCGCCTGCTCGCGCAGTCGGCCGACGTGGTCGATCACGTGATGGCGCAGTTCGACGCCGCCGAACCGCAACTGCCGTCGGTGGACGCGCTCACCGCGCGCCTGACCGAGCTGCGCGACGGCCAGCCCGAGCCGAAGGTCGCGCACGTGCTGTTCGACCCGCACGCGGAAGACCTGCCGACCGACCTTCCGGACGACGCCGTCGCCGCCGCGCTCGATGCGGGCCTCGACGACGCGCTCGGCGAGCCGCCTGCAGCGGATGCTTCGGGCGAAGCCGTCGAGCATGACGAACATGACGCATACGCCGGCGAGCTGCTGGCGGCGCTTGACGCGTTCGACCTGGAAACGGCCGAAGTCGTCGGTTCCGGTGAGGGCCTGGCGATCGATGCCGGCCACGCTGACGACGAACAGAGCCTGGCGGCACTGTTGGACAGCCTGCTGAGCGAACCCTCCGATGGCCAGCCGTTCGCGCCGGCGCCGGATGTCGTCGCGACGAACGACGCCGAGACCCAACCGGACGAT
Protein-coding regions in this window:
- a CDS encoding aspartate carbamoyltransferase catalytic subunit; protein product: MSPRLRHLTTLENLPRACIERLLDRALSMRDACAHGTRKLDLLNGRTVLNLFFEPSTRTRTSFELAARRLGADVINFDIGFSSTSKGEELFDTLHTLEAMHLDAIVVRHKASGTPEELVRHAMSGVSVINAGDGNRAHPTQGLLDVMTIREHRPDFENLAVVICGDIKHSRVARSDVHALTAMGVREIRLCGPAPLMPSQEEFPRCVFVEDFDEAIAGADAAIMLRLQKERMSATELPDEAAYFARYGLDTRRLGLAAKGCLVMHPGPINRGVEIASDVADGAQSKILEQVGNGVFVRMAVLGELLAR
- the ruvX gene encoding Holliday junction resolvase RuvX produces the protein MSCVLGFDVGNKLIGVAIGNTITASARALAVIPVRDSGPDWAQLDVLHKQWQPDTLVVGLPLALDGTVQPATRLARRFAEHLRERYRAPVALVDEQHSSQEAAQRFAQARAAGTKRRSDAANIDAEAAAVILERWLAAATASH
- a CDS encoding YqgE/AlgH family protein produces the protein MSAVPNPQTLAGHFLIAMPSLAEPPFSRSVAFLCQHDEDGAVGLLVNRLSEYRLGDVLAQLKLDCSDLELADRPVLIGGPVQQERGFVLHREHGHWESSYRINAEWSVTTSRDILVAMAAGEGPQDALMALGYAGWSAGQLEQELKDNSWLTAEANERVMFHTPLEERWSAAAGLVGVDPLQLPGYAGHA
- a CDS encoding energy transducer TonB, which encodes MSATVRRPDTPDPIGATLLFSLLLHGVLVLGLTFHFVKPRPSLPTLDVTLVDVANRDAPDKADFLAQANNRGGGNSDEVGRPTERLSGLLPVPNNGGAPLPLQEQHLQAQNATPDRLVTTIGNSRHKVASDTADTARPETEQPSDLERLRQEAARLTAERDRKVKRYAKRPVKKFLSANTAEGMYAAYLHGWFKRVERIGNLNYPDEARRQHIHGDLEVSVGLNRDGTIAEIQVIRSSGSPVLDNAAKRIVHLSAPFPPWPQDKQGTTILYIDRVWEFGADDTLRHR
- the gshB gene encoding glutathione synthase gives rise to the protein MPLSVAVLMDPISTIKVAKDTSFAMLLEAQRRGHALHYMEQGDLGLRDGVPFARLAPLSVRDDPSGWYTLGERHWRDLSEMDVVLMRKDPPVDAQFIYDTMVLDAAQRSGVQVVNNPQALRDCNEKLFTLQFPQCIAPTLVSRDASELRRFVTEHGEVVLKPLDGMGGRGIFRVRAGDSNLNSMLETLLAGGMHGEGRHFTIAQKFIPAISAGDKRILLVDGEPVPYALARIPQGDEFRGNLAAGGRGVGVPLSERDRWIAAQVAPELRRRGLRFVGLDVIGDYLTEINVTSPTCARELDAQFGLNIAGLLFDAIENVPA
- the pilG gene encoding twitching motility response regulator PilG; this encodes MVIDDSKTIRRTAETLLKKEGCEVLTAVDGFEALAKISDQKPAIIFVDIMMPRLDGYQTCALIKNNPQFRATPVIMLSSKDGLFDKARGRIVGAEQYLTKPFTRDELLGAIHRHVSTV
- a CDS encoding response regulator, whose protein sequence is MAKILIIDDSPTDVRVFTTLLEKAGYAVAAVSTAEEGIERVRAELPDLVIMDVIMPGMNGFQATRTLTRDPVTSNVPIVMITTKSMETDRVWGLRQGARAFITKPVNEKELLTCINDLLPSAA
- a CDS encoding chemotaxis protein CheW, yielding MNESANLTPFEILARYERLSLAHAQDVQDRMEAPGLWRGIGYRVGSRLFVSAIDEINELLAVPVLTPVPLTQPWLMGVANVRGNLVPVIDFNRFLFGERTQPTERTRLLIVRQGGGSVALMVDEVFGQRTVDEEQRRESVSEDDPRLTRFVGERVAVGEQRLGVFSMNRLVRAPDFRQAAA
- a CDS encoding methyl-accepting chemotaxis protein produces the protein MSTTGGIGKERGYTGLIVLLLIAIGFAALDFFLLNQKNGEDRQASALTTQIQVLSQQTAKYALEASDGNVDSFKELESTRNAIDAAVLKLAKGDPKGGMEAYGDNNATPAGRSVTALVNAWGQLDGDIKKILSNKGVVLDSAQRADKLSQQMPLLNSSMDQVTNILQQRNGSAEQMLGSSRQMLLADRMVRRVQEVLQGGDSAQAAADGLARDAQLYGTVLKGLTDGNADAGVKAMGDANARKILTDMQVNWAALADPIAKLVSAAAPIADVKNAGNQASLDSQNVLLRANELSDQIGKLPFRRLFPNVWWGVLGAAGAVAFALLLVVTLVRDQRKRFQDSTELNQRNQEAIMRLLDEMGSLAEGDLTVKTTVSEDITGAIADSVNYAIDELRTLVTTINETSEQVSSSAQETQTTARHLADAAQSQAARISTATSAINQIASLMDNVSKDSAESADVAERSVQIASRGAEVVRETISGMDSIRDQIQETSKRIKRLGESSQEIGSIVELINDIAEQTNILALNAAIQAASAGEAGRGFAVVADEVQRLAERSASATKRIETLVQTIQSDTNEAVSSMEQTTSEVVAGARLAEDAGSALGDIERVSHDLSALIQNISTAARQQSAAATDISQSMNAIQEITSQTSQGASQTADSIGYLAQLASDLRRSVAHFKLPG